The following coding sequences lie in one Candidatus Nitrospira allomarina genomic window:
- the purD gene encoding phosphoribosylamine--glycine ligase, whose product MNILIIGNGGREHALAWKLAQSPRVGKLFCAPGNAGIAQVAECVPLQVDDLEGLKHFAQTHEINLTVVGPELPLSLGIADEFRKSHLRIFGPTRNAALIESSKSFAKELMVREKIPTPSSRTFDQLKPALTWLESCPLPIVVKADGLAQGKGVIICQTRADAREAVRSMLEEQRFGVAGARVVLEEFLEGEELTVMAFADGGTVIPMIPAQDHKRIGEGDTGLNTGGMGAYAPAPLGTSELRQRILDEVLSPAVTGLSRVGSPFYGVLYAGIMVKDGKPYVLEFNARFGDPETQVVLPLLKTDLLDVLEAVVEHRLDQLQVEWHNQAAVCVVLTSGGYPESYQTGLPITGLPEKESKSVIVFHAGTSYANEKIVTNGGRVLGVTGIDSTLAGARDHAHQALAPIQFEGRYFRSDIGHRVLQVPS is encoded by the coding sequence GTGAACATATTAATCATAGGCAATGGTGGCCGCGAGCATGCCCTCGCATGGAAGCTTGCCCAATCGCCACGTGTGGGAAAACTTTTTTGTGCCCCGGGCAATGCGGGGATCGCCCAGGTAGCCGAATGTGTGCCACTTCAGGTTGATGACCTTGAAGGGCTTAAGCACTTTGCCCAAACCCACGAGATCAACCTCACGGTGGTCGGACCCGAGCTGCCGCTCTCCCTCGGCATCGCCGACGAATTCCGAAAATCGCACTTACGGATTTTTGGCCCCACTCGCAATGCGGCTCTTATTGAATCCAGCAAATCGTTTGCCAAAGAACTCATGGTGCGGGAAAAAATTCCCACCCCTTCTTCCCGTACATTTGACCAACTGAAACCGGCTTTAACCTGGCTCGAATCCTGCCCGCTCCCGATCGTCGTCAAAGCCGATGGCCTGGCGCAAGGGAAGGGGGTCATCATTTGCCAAACCAGGGCGGACGCCCGTGAGGCGGTTCGCAGCATGCTGGAGGAGCAGCGATTTGGAGTAGCCGGCGCCCGGGTCGTGCTGGAAGAATTTCTTGAGGGAGAGGAACTCACCGTTATGGCCTTTGCCGATGGCGGAACGGTCATCCCTATGATCCCCGCCCAGGATCATAAGCGAATCGGTGAAGGGGACACGGGTCTGAATACTGGAGGGATGGGGGCCTATGCGCCGGCCCCATTGGGAACATCAGAACTCCGTCAGCGTATTCTTGACGAAGTCTTGTCTCCGGCGGTCACGGGGTTGTCCCGGGTGGGGAGTCCTTTTTATGGCGTGTTGTATGCGGGGATTATGGTGAAGGATGGCAAACCCTATGTATTGGAATTTAACGCCCGCTTTGGCGATCCCGAAACCCAGGTGGTCTTGCCACTCTTAAAAACAGATTTATTGGATGTGCTGGAAGCCGTGGTCGAACATCGTTTGGACCAACTGCAGGTGGAGTGGCACAATCAGGCAGCGGTGTGCGTGGTATTGACCTCCGGCGGATATCCCGAGTCCTATCAAACGGGATTGCCAATCACCGGCCTCCCGGAAAAAGAGTCGAAGTCGGTCATAGTGTTTCACGCCGGGACCTCCTATGCCAATGAAAAGATTGTCACAAATGGCGGGAGGGTCCTAGGGGTAACCGGGATTGATTCGACCCTGGCCGGTGCCAGAGATCATGCTCATCAGGCACTCGCCCCGATTCAGTTTGAAGGCCGGTATTTCCGTTCCGACATCGGGCACCGCGTGCTGCAGGTTCCATCCTGA
- the purH gene encoding bifunctional phosphoribosylaminoimidazolecarboxamide formyltransferase/IMP cyclohydrolase, with the protein MAKLGKALISVSDKSGLEKMAKGLAALDADILSTGGTAKMLRDAGVAVTEVADYTGFPEILNGRVKTLHPRIHGGLLGRRSVDAHVRQMQEQGIEPIDVVIVNLYPFEATIAKPGCTFEEAIENIDIGGPSMLRSAAKNHEDVLVVVDPQDYERVLEALQSGTVSLGLRRELAKKVFDHTARYDSLIANYLTSKLADTSEQKFPSLLCLSYEKVEDLRYGENPHQAGAVYRDRQTKEASLCQAKQLHGKAMSYNNYLDANAALELVKEFDETAVVIVKHNNPCGVAIGDMPVEAYVRARETDPVSAFGGVIACNRDVDLAMAKEITSTFVEVLIAPAFSEEALAELQRKKDLRLLAVGALESAQRDALDMKKIVGGILVQDRDLGSLREMGDLSMPSERQPTDHEYQACDFAWKVCKHVKSNAIVFATQIQTVGIGAGQMSRVDSVKLAQMKANLPIKGCVMASDAFFPFRDGIDAAAGAGITAVIQPGGSIRDKEIIQAVDEHKMAMIMTGMRHFRH; encoded by the coding sequence ATGGCAAAATTGGGGAAGGCGCTGATCAGCGTATCCGATAAATCCGGTCTAGAGAAAATGGCCAAGGGGTTGGCGGCACTTGATGCGGATATTTTGTCAACAGGTGGAACCGCCAAGATGCTCCGCGACGCCGGGGTTGCTGTGACCGAGGTGGCAGATTACACCGGGTTTCCGGAAATCTTGAACGGGCGGGTGAAAACGTTACATCCGAGGATTCATGGTGGGTTATTAGGGCGGCGTTCGGTGGATGCGCATGTGCGACAAATGCAAGAGCAGGGAATTGAGCCCATCGATGTCGTGATCGTCAATCTTTACCCATTTGAAGCGACCATTGCGAAGCCTGGCTGTACGTTTGAAGAAGCCATTGAAAACATTGATATCGGGGGACCATCCATGCTCCGGTCGGCGGCAAAGAACCATGAGGATGTCCTGGTGGTGGTCGATCCTCAGGATTATGAGCGGGTCTTGGAGGCCTTGCAGTCGGGAACGGTCTCTTTAGGCTTGCGACGCGAATTAGCCAAAAAAGTCTTTGACCATACCGCCAGGTATGACAGCCTGATCGCCAATTATCTCACCTCCAAGTTAGCCGATACCTCAGAGCAAAAATTCCCCTCGTTGTTGTGTCTGTCGTATGAAAAGGTCGAAGATCTACGGTATGGAGAAAATCCGCATCAGGCCGGTGCGGTATACCGGGACCGGCAGACCAAAGAAGCCTCGCTTTGCCAGGCCAAACAACTTCATGGCAAAGCCATGTCCTATAATAATTACTTAGATGCGAATGCGGCATTGGAACTGGTAAAGGAGTTTGATGAAACGGCGGTCGTCATCGTCAAACACAATAATCCCTGCGGGGTCGCCATCGGGGATATGCCGGTGGAGGCCTATGTGCGGGCCCGAGAAACGGATCCGGTCTCGGCCTTTGGCGGGGTCATTGCCTGTAATCGAGACGTCGATCTGGCCATGGCGAAAGAAATCACCTCCACGTTTGTGGAGGTATTGATTGCGCCGGCATTTTCGGAAGAGGCCTTGGCTGAACTTCAACGGAAAAAAGATTTGAGGCTGTTAGCGGTGGGTGCGTTGGAAAGTGCACAACGGGATGCCTTGGATATGAAAAAAATTGTGGGCGGGATTTTGGTGCAAGACCGGGATTTGGGGTCGTTGCGTGAGATGGGAGATTTATCCATGCCGAGTGAACGGCAACCGACCGACCACGAGTATCAAGCCTGCGATTTTGCCTGGAAAGTGTGCAAGCACGTCAAGTCCAATGCCATTGTCTTTGCCACGCAGATCCAAACCGTCGGCATTGGCGCCGGCCAAATGAGCCGGGTTGATTCGGTGAAATTGGCTCAAATGAAAGCGAATCTTCCCATCAAAGGGTGCGTGATGGCTTCCGATGCCTTTTTCCCGTTTCGTGATGGCATTGATGCCGCCGCAGGCGCAGGGATTACTGCGGTAATTCAGCCAGGAGGGTCTATTCGGGATAAGGAGATCATCCAAGCCGTTGATGAGCATAAGATGGCCATGATTATGACGGGCATGCGCCACTTCCGTCATTAA
- a CDS encoding ankyrin repeat domain-containing protein, whose product MPQSRELIIVKYAVVCIGILLSYALASEWNTFSFSQEPDLFQAIQNRNLPLVQKLVVQGSDVNQRTPQGATPLHFSARSGQFTITRLLLQKGADPEAIYQSEWMPLHFAAKGGHVDIADLLLQHGAPVDGSKGNITPLHIAVQEHHHRMASFLLARGATVQSSFKEGWTALHIAAQTGDADMTRLLLDSGAPIDATNAIGITPLHSAALSGQRNLTHYLLSRGATCSLPSQPLQSSTSATSGQLYAALQEVFQHCPNPLAS is encoded by the coding sequence ATGCCGCAATCACGCGAACTCATCATAGTCAAATATGCGGTGGTATGTATTGGCATTCTTCTGTCCTATGCATTGGCATCAGAGTGGAACACCTTTTCTTTCTCCCAGGAACCTGATCTTTTTCAAGCTATTCAAAATCGCAATTTGCCCCTGGTTCAGAAGCTGGTCGTTCAAGGATCCGATGTCAATCAGCGCACTCCACAAGGAGCGACACCTCTGCATTTTTCCGCAAGATCCGGGCAATTTACGATTACTCGTCTTCTGTTACAAAAAGGAGCAGACCCTGAGGCAATTTATCAGTCCGAATGGATGCCTCTCCATTTCGCCGCGAAGGGAGGACATGTGGATATCGCCGATCTCCTCCTCCAGCACGGTGCGCCCGTAGATGGCTCTAAAGGAAACATCACGCCACTCCACATTGCCGTGCAAGAGCATCACCACCGGATGGCGTCTTTTCTGTTAGCTCGCGGCGCAACGGTCCAATCCTCATTTAAGGAAGGCTGGACTGCGCTGCACATCGCCGCACAAACCGGAGATGCCGACATGACTCGCCTACTTCTGGATTCCGGCGCGCCGATCGATGCCACCAATGCCATTGGCATCACACCCCTCCATTCTGCCGCTCTTTCCGGCCAACGGAATCTGACACACTATTTGCTGTCACGTGGAGCCACCTGTTCTCTTCCCTCACAACCACTCCAGAGCTCCACGTCTGCCACATCGGGTCAACTCTATGCGGCTCTTCAGGAAGTCTTCCAGCACTGTCCTAACCCCCTGGCTTCCTAG
- a CDS encoding L-threonylcarbamoyladenylate synthase, whose protein sequence is MATVLPLNSPPSPQLIHQVAQCLQDGGVLAVPTDSFYALSVSPFNEMALKRLMDIKGERSHKPFPVLVGDLSQLNQLTEAIPDVARTLMEEFWPGLLTLVFQARSTLSPILTGGQGTVGIRQPNDPRVCELMTHIGPLTGTSSNRSGQPPAQSAGHVRQQLGTVVDVIVDGGPAPGGQPSTVLQLEPELCILRDGAVTRKQIEVVLGQPSLWFRE, encoded by the coding sequence ATGGCCACCGTTCTCCCACTCAATTCCCCTCCATCGCCTCAACTGATTCATCAGGTTGCGCAATGTCTCCAGGATGGCGGAGTCCTAGCTGTGCCGACCGACAGCTTTTACGCGCTGTCGGTCAGTCCCTTCAATGAAATGGCATTAAAGCGGCTGATGGATATCAAAGGCGAACGCAGCCACAAACCCTTTCCGGTGTTAGTGGGTGACCTATCCCAACTGAATCAACTGACGGAAGCTATCCCCGATGTCGCTCGAACACTCATGGAAGAGTTCTGGCCAGGGTTGCTCACGTTGGTTTTCCAGGCTCGTTCAACTCTTTCGCCTATCCTGACGGGCGGGCAGGGAACCGTTGGCATCCGGCAGCCGAATGATCCACGAGTCTGCGAACTTATGACGCACATCGGTCCACTCACCGGCACTAGCTCCAATCGAAGCGGGCAGCCGCCGGCGCAATCTGCGGGACATGTGAGGCAACAATTAGGGACAGTGGTTGATGTGATCGTCGATGGCGGACCTGCGCCGGGTGGTCAACCTTCCACTGTGTTGCAACTGGAACCGGAACTCTGCATCCTCAGAGATGGTGCAGTCACCCGAAAGCAAATTGAAGTGGTTCTTGGCCAACCGTCTTTATGGTTTCGTGAATAA
- a CDS encoding EamA family transporter, whose product MSWMYFALLAALTESLKDLLSKQGLRSVSPQLAALAAGATPIPILLSIVLFTDSVPLLGPRYGWALLIGGTLNILAMFQFMRALQSSDLSLAIPFVSFTPLFLLITSPFLVGDIPTTRDIVGIFCIVGGAYVLHIQSIHHGLFAPLFAIFREPGPRRMLSVAFIYSLSSNFDKIGVQNSSPIFWSLSISSVMTIGFVFLLRFLPAQNNAAPHLTTLGILLLIGLFQTIGLLVHNTALSLGPVPSVIAVKRSSILFAVMWGFLFLKEKYVGERLIGAAFMMIGVVVLGFEQQD is encoded by the coding sequence ATGAGCTGGATGTATTTTGCTCTGTTGGCGGCACTCACTGAATCTCTAAAAGACCTATTAAGTAAGCAGGGACTGCGATCCGTCTCACCTCAACTGGCGGCTTTAGCCGCTGGTGCGACTCCTATTCCCATACTTCTGAGCATTGTGCTGTTCACGGATTCAGTTCCTTTGCTGGGCCCCCGGTATGGGTGGGCACTGCTCATTGGAGGAACCCTGAATATCCTGGCCATGTTCCAATTCATGAGAGCCTTACAAAGTTCCGATCTTTCCTTGGCCATTCCCTTCGTTTCATTTACTCCTCTTTTTTTACTGATCACCTCCCCTTTCCTGGTCGGAGATATCCCAACGACACGGGATATCGTGGGCATCTTCTGTATTGTGGGGGGAGCATATGTCCTCCATATTCAATCAATACACCATGGTCTTTTTGCGCCATTATTCGCGATCTTCCGGGAACCGGGGCCAAGGCGAATGCTTTCCGTGGCGTTCATATATAGCCTCTCGTCGAATTTCGACAAAATCGGCGTGCAGAATTCCTCTCCCATCTTTTGGAGCCTCTCCATTTCCAGCGTGATGACCATCGGATTTGTGTTCTTGCTACGATTCCTGCCGGCACAGAATAATGCCGCTCCTCACCTGACCACTCTCGGCATCCTTTTGCTGATCGGCCTGTTTCAGACCATAGGCCTCCTCGTTCACAATACTGCTCTCAGCCTGGGACCGGTTCCCTCCGTCATCGCGGTAAAACGATCGAGTATTCTCTTTGCCGTCATGTGGGGTTTTTTATTTTTGAAGGAGAAATACGTAGGCGAGCGGTTGATTGGTGCAGCCTTCATGATGATCGGAGTTGTCGTATTAGGTTTCGAGCAACAGGACTAA